ATTGCTAATTACTCTAAATTTACAGTTTCAAAAGACATACACTTTAATAATGCAGGCAAAACTCTATTAGTTCTAACTAAAATCAAACTTATAATCCAAAATTCATGAATTATAGGATTTGTGCTTTGAATAACAAAAAAGCATATTAATTTTTATATATCTTACAGAACTAATGATTTTCCCATTTCAAAATTGAAAATCAAAAGTGTATTTTTAACACGTGTAAATAAACAGCAGATATTTGAATTTTCCAAGCTCAATAGTGCAATATGCATAATTTAACGACCTGATTTTCTTTAATTACGTACTTCAGGCAGAAAATTAATATGAAAATAGGATGAATTTGACTAATTTTCGCCTTTGAAGAACTTACCAATACAACCATAAAATTGCAAAATCCCGACCAGAAAGAAATATTGGCTCTTGCCAACTATGATAACGAAGATAAAGTTCTACTAGCGGTTGACTGTATCATTTTTGGTTTCGATAGAGAGGAGTTAAAGATACTCCTGGTCAAGCGAAATTTTGAACCAGAAAAAGGCAAATGGTCTTTGATAGGTGGGTTTTTAAAAAAGGAAGAAAATCTTGACATAGCGGCCGTGAGGGTGCTTCATCATTTAACCGGACTTCATGATATATACATGGAGCAACTATACATTTATAGCAAGGTAGATAGGGATCCGGCGGACCGAACTCTTTCCGTCTCTTATTATGCCCTTATTGATATCGCAAAACACGACAAAGAGCTTATCAAACAAAATTCAGCGCAATGGTTCCCTTTAAAGGATGCCCCAACTTTGATCTTCGATCATAACGAAATGGTAGATAGGGCCATTGCCCGGTTGAAACGAAGAGCGCTTAGCAAGCCCATTGGATTTGAGCTACTCCCTGAAAAGTTCACCATGCGTCAATTACAAAAATTATACGAAGCTATACTAGGCAAAAAACTGGATAAGCGAAATTTCATTAGTAAGTTCAACTCGTTCCATATCCTTATAAAATTGGACGAAAAAGACATGAGCTCCTCCAAAAAAGGTGCTTTTCTTTTCAAGTTCGATGAAGAAAAATATAAGCGGAAAGTGGAAGATGGATTCAATTTTAAAATTTGAAATCCATCTTATCAGAAAACAGAAAGGGGTATCCTATTTTAGAATACCCCTACAACCTAATCTAATTATGAAAATTAGTCAACAATAAATAGACTTGCAATGGTTGTTGCATCTTCACCAGTCAATGGTTCGTCATAAGCTTCGGTTGAAGCCCCCATGCTAAATGGGTCACCAGAGCCTAATGTGGTAACATCCAACCCTCCCTGCATAACATTTTCTTCACCATCGTAGACTGCTTGTGTAGCTTCCGGCATTCCCATTCCTCTGTCATTATTGGTAATCCAACCTTTTAGCCCCCTCAATCTTCTTATTTCAGAAGCATGCCTTGCTTCTACCGAATGTATCTGTAGAGCCGGAGTTAAAAAATCTGAACCCAATAAATTACCGGCTTGTCCTTTATACGCCCTTACACCTGTATCCTCAAATGCCTGTGCCAATGCCAATAACTGGGCATAAGCCATATCTTGACCGACACCATTAGCATTAAAGGGGTCGAACATTCCACCGACGGTAAAGTCAAATGTAGGTTTTTCTACAGGCATTACCCCTGCTCCCTCTAGGCCAGCAATTAAGAAGTCCACATGGGCTTGTTCGTGTTTAGAAATTTGCATATAAACCGTTTCCGGTCTTCCAGATGGCAAAACTCCAGATTGTAATGCTAAATCGTAAAATTCATCTTCCAAATATTCCAATGTAAGTGCAAGCTGTAAAGCTCCAATAGGATCCGCACTCATGGATTGAGCATTTACCTTCTTTGGTATAGATGCCAATCCGAATGGCACCGCCGCAATGGCCGCTTTTTTGGATAT
This window of the Maribacter cobaltidurans genome carries:
- a CDS encoding NUDIX hydrolase — protein: MQNPDQKEILALANYDNEDKVLLAVDCIIFGFDREELKILLVKRNFEPEKGKWSLIGGFLKKEENLDIAAVRVLHHLTGLHDIYMEQLYIYSKVDRDPADRTLSVSYYALIDIAKHDKELIKQNSAQWFPLKDAPTLIFDHNEMVDRAIARLKRRALSKPIGFELLPEKFTMRQLQKLYEAILGKKLDKRNFISKFNSFHILIKLDEKDMSSSKKGAFLFKFDEEKYKRKVEDGFNFKI
- a CDS encoding ferritin-like domain-containing protein; this translates as MNIIKFLDEFTTDNLLEGKSSRREVFSKFSSISKKAAIAAVPFGLASIPKKVNAQSMSADPIGALQLALTLEYLEDEFYDLALQSGVLPSGRPETVYMQISKHEQAHVDFLIAGLEGAGVMPVEKPTFDFTVGGMFDPFNANGVGQDMAYAQLLALAQAFEDTGVRAYKGQAGNLLGSDFLTPALQIHSVEARHASEIRRLRGLKGWITNNDRGMGMPEATQAVYDGEENVMQGGLDVTTLGSGDPFSMGASTEAYDEPLTGEDATTIASLFIVD